A window of Chloroflexaceae bacterium genomic DNA:
CGTTCGGCATGGGCGCGCTGGGCGTCGCGGTCGCCCCGAAGCTATGGGCGTTTACGCTCTCGGCCCTTGCCGTCATCAACGCCGCAGGGCTCGACCGGACCGGCGCGATCATCGCCTACGCCGCCTACATCGTGTTCGCGCAGATCCTGCTCATTCTCGCCGTGCTTGTCTCCGCAGTCGCGCCGCGGCGCTCGCATACGCTCCTCCAGCGGGCGATTGACTGGCTCACAACCTACAATCGGCCGATCTCCATTACGGTCGCCCTGGTGTTCGGCCTTTTCTTCGCGTGGAACGGCGTGAGTGGACTGCTGGGTTTGTGACGCTGCTGATGAACCGCCAGCAGTGGAGCTTCGGGTGATCCACATGGATGTGCCAGCGCTCGACCAGACGATGCCCACAGGCTCAACCAGACGGACGATGGTGAAACGCTCCTGGCGTGTGATCCGGGTCGCGGCCGCGTATGCTGTAATGACTCCGCACAAGGGCCAGGGCCGGCAAGTTAGTGGAACGGCCCGGCGATGTACGGTCGAAGGAGTGATAATGGCCACGCTAAGTGTACTCAAGTTCAACTCGGTTGACGGGGCGGATCAGGCCCTGAACCTGCTGGAAAGCCTTCAGAAGCAGCAGTTGATCCAGGTGCTCGACGCAGCGGTGGTGAGCTGGCCCGCCGACAAGAAGAAGCCGAAGACGCGCCAACTTTACTCGACCGCTGGCGCTGGCGCTCTTAGTGGAGCTTTCTGGGGTATGCTCTTCGGCCTGCTGTTTCTCATTCCCTTCCTCGGCATGGCCATCGGCGCGGCCATGGGCGCGCTCACCGGCCGCTTTGCGGACTATGGCATCGATGACAGGTTCATCAAGTCGGTGCAGGAGAAGGTGACCCCCGGGACATCGGCCCTTTTCCTGATGAGCCAGGCCGCGGTGACGGATAAGGTGATCGAGGCGATGAAGAGCCTGCCGCCTTTCGAGATCATCCAGACCAACCTCTCGCAGGAGCAGGAGGAGCGTCTGCGCGCCGAGTTCGGCGAGGAGTAGTGACGCCCTCTCCGTTCACTGGCCTGGCGGCCCACCTGGTTGGCGCCACCGGGCTTTCTGGCTCCGAGAACCCCCTTCCATTCTTCGGGATGGGAGGGGTATGTGTACCCCACGGATACGGAGACGGAGACGGCAAATGTTTCCCTACCTACTGATCGCC
This region includes:
- a CDS encoding DUF1269 domain-containing protein; amino-acid sequence: MATLSVLKFNSVDGADQALNLLESLQKQQLIQVLDAAVVSWPADKKKPKTRQLYSTAGAGALSGAFWGMLFGLLFLIPFLGMAIGAAMGALTGRFADYGIDDRFIKSVQEKVTPGTSALFLMSQAAVTDKVIEAMKSLPPFEIIQTNLSQEQEERLRAEFGEE